Genomic window (Streptomyces liliiviolaceus):
TCATCGCGTTCTGCAGCAGCACTGTTGATCACGTCGTGACGGCACTGCTGACCGCAGCCATCATGAACCTGACCGGCGGCGCCGCCAATGCAGAACTGGCAGCCAACCAAGTAGCCACCGTTGGGGGCTGCCCGGCGTCATCACGGTGACGTCCGGTACGTGGCCTGCCGCGTATGGCTCGGCTGAGTTCCTTCCGAGCATGGGCTGCGCAGCGCGGATTCCGGCTCCTGAAGTAATTCCGACTAAGTTCAGCCAGCTCAAGCCAGCAGGACTCGTTTGCGGAGGAGCTCCAGTCCTGCGCGGCCGAACATCTGCCGTTTGAGCATCTTAAAAGTTACGTGGAGTCTACCGGGGTGATCTTGTCTCCTCGGTACAACCACGGCCTTGGGAGGTGCCTTGAGCAGCACGATGCTGCTGACGGAGAGGTGGCCGGTGCTCGACCGACACGAGCAGGCGGCGGCATGGCTGACGATCTGGACGGACGTCGGACGAGCCCCGCGCACGATCGACGGCCTCCAGCCGGGGCCTGGCCGAGTACTTGCTGATGTGCGAGCGAGAGAGCATCGATCCGGTCGCCGCGACCGTTCCCATATTGCTCTCTACCTATCAGAGTTGAGCTCGCTACCGCATCGCTGGGGTGCGAACGTGATCTCGATCGACTCGGGTGTGGGGCTGGCGAACTCAACGATCCAGCAGCGGCTCGTGCCGGTCCGCCTGTTCCTCGATTTCCTCATGGAAGAGGGGCTATGGGATTCCGACCCGGTCGGCCGGGGGCGCTACACGCCCGGCCGACGCAACGGCGGTCGGCAGCGCGGCCTGGTGCCGCGGCTGACGAAGCTGCCGTGGATTCCCGGCGAACAGCACTGGCTGAGCGTCCTGGAGGTCGCCAAGACGCGAGTCAGACCAGGAAGTAGCGGTTCAGCGTCACGTCGTACCCACATGCCGGACTGATCAGAGCCGGCCGCCCCTCGGGCACTGCCAGATCACCCAAACCCTCGCCCTCTGACCGATGTCAGTGGCGTATGGAACCATTCCTTCGTCCAAGACAGTCGAACCAGGAGTTATGCATGGGAACGTGGGGAACCGGCCCGCTTCAGAACAACTTCGCCGCAGAGTTCGTCGATGAAGTGGAGGAACTCAGCGGACCCGAGCTTATTGACGTGCTGGAGCGGACATTCCAGCGAGTCACCGATTCGGGAGCACGCGTCGATGGCAAACACGGGGCCGAAGCCGTGGCCGCTGGCGCTCTCGTCGCCAACACCCTTCCGGACAGCCCCATCGGGATCAACCCCGATGAAGGACCCAGTCAACCGCTGCCCAAACTGCCGGCCTCTCTCTGCGTGTCGGCAAGACTCGCACTGGATCGGGTTCTCCAGGACGGATCAGAAATGGCAACCTGCTGGGTGGACAGCACCGACGCGGACCGCTGGCGCATGCACGTGCGACAGATCATCGAAGTGCTCGAAACACACACTGATCACTGATCGTGATCGCTTCACGGAAGCCGTGCAAGAACCCGGCCTTGGGACAAGGCCCCACGCGAGATCCCCCGTCACCCGGGCACGCTCCGGCCTCCGGGTGGCGCTGGTGCGGGCAGCAGGCGCCGGCCTGCTGCCGCGGTGTGCCCGCATATCCTCTCGACATACGCCCCAGACTGATGCAGGGTGCGGAGGCGGCACACGCAGCGTGAGAACTGACCAAGCCCCGGCGGTTCCGCCCGCCACACGGCCACGCCGAAGGGGGCCGACGGCCATGGATGCGGCGACAGCCAAGCTGATGTCCGGTGTGGTGGCCACCCTCCGAGGAGCGGGCTTCGACTTGGTCTGCACCACCTGGGACTCCGGCGAACCCGGCCTTCATGTGTGGTGTGAGGCCGACGCGGTCCACATCGGCTGGAGGCCCGCCCCGGCCACCCGGTCAGACCTGCCGCGCCCCGTCACGTACCACGGACTGCGGCAGGCGTTTACACGCGCTGTGACCATGGTGCTGTCCGAAGGCGGTTACACGTTCGAGATCCACTCCCCGGCCCAGCTGATCCGGGTCGTGTCCGGCAGCGGCGGGTGAGTTCCGGCCCATGCCACACCTGGGCAATGAACACGAAATTTCCTCTACCAGTCGCAAAAAATGCAATAACCGCCAAAGCGTCCTCCACATACCCGAACCCTCATAGATTCAGCCATCCGATGAGGCGCGCGCCTTTCCTCAGGGCCCAAACGCCGGAGGACCACGGCGGCGCAGGAGCAGCAGGCAGAGCGAGGGCATGATCGACACACCGGCTGGAAGCACTCCGCGCACCCTGGCAGCAACTACGCAGTCGGAGACACCGCTGCGCTCGGGGCTGCCGTTCAATGCAAGGGGAATCAGTAGGACACAGCACACGGTGAGCGTTCTGGCCTGGCTCACCGTCGCTCTGGGCGTGCTGGGGCTTTCGGGATGGGTACTGCCCGCCCAGGTGCTGCGAGACGCCTGGCCCGGGCCGGACGGATGGATCAAGGCCAACACCTCGCTGGCCCTCACCCTGCTCGGCATCGGACTGACCCGCCTCGTGGGCCGCTCGTCCGGTCCGCTGCACATCAGCCTGTCGAGGGCCGCGGCTGTGTCCGGCGCCCTGATCGGGATCGCGAGTCTGTTGGAATACGTCAGCGGCGGCTGCTTCGGCATCGACCAGCTGCTCTTTCGTGACGACACCACGGACGACCTGCCCCAGGTCGCCTCCCCGCCAGGGCGGATGGCCCCGAACACGGCAGTAGCCCTCATTCTGGCCGGAGCGGCGCAGTTCATGCTGAGCCTGCCCCGGCAGGCGGTGGTCGCCTGCGGGCAGGTGCTGGGCCTGTTCGTGCTGATGCTGGGCATGCTGCGCTGGTACGGGCTGGCTTACCGGGTGCCGGAACTGGGCCGGATCGGTGCCTATGTCGGCATGGCGCTGCACACCGCGACCGCGCTGGTGCTGCTGGGCGCGGGCCTCTTCCTGGCCCGCCCCCGACAGGGCCTGGCAGCTCTGCTGTGCAACACCGGGACGACCGGAATGCTCGGCCGCCGTATGACGGCGACGATCCTCCTGCTGCCGCCGCTGATGGGATGGCTGCGTCTGACGGGGCAAGACCACGGCTGGTACGGCACCCGCCTGGGCGTCGCTCTTCTGGTCTCCGCGCACGTGTGCGTCTTCCTGACAGTGAGTTTCCTGTCACTGCGCGCTGCACGCCGGGTGGAGGTGGCACATACACGTGCGCAGCATCGGCTCACTCAATCCCGCTGGCTGCAGGCGTTCATGGACCACGTGCCGGCCGTGGTCTTCATCAAGGATCTCGAAGGCCGCTACACGGCCGTGAACGCCGAGTTCGCACGGTCGACGGGGCGCCCGCGGGAAGAGATCGTGGGCCGGCTGGCACAGGATGTCCTGCCACCGCTCTTCGCCCAGGCCGCCCGGGCCGCGGACGCGGAGATGCTCGCCCGGGGATTGGCGCTCCACAAGATGGATCACCTCACCCTGGACGAACGGTCCGTCATCTACTCCACCACCCTCTTCCCCTTGCCCGGCCCAAACGGGCGGCCGCACGCCGTGTGCGGGATCTCCGTCGACGAAACGGCGAAGACTGCGGCGCGACAGCAGGCCGAGCGTGCCCACCAGCGCTTCCGCGACCTGCTGGAATCCGCACCCGACGCCGTCCTGATCACCGATGCCGAAGGCACCGTCGTCATGGCCAACGCCCAGGCCGAACAGCTTTTCGGCACACCGCGCGGCCATCTCCTCGGCAGCCCCGTCGAACACCTGGCACCCGCCTCCCACCGTCTGCGACTGTCCGCGCTGCGGCGCTCCTACCGCCAGCTGGGCAACGGCCGTCCGGTGACCTTCGACAACGACGTGTGGGCCCGGCACGCGGACGGCCGCGTCTTCCCCGCCGAGGTGAGCATCGGCACCCTCGACGGTGAGGCCGGACACCTGACCAGTCTGTCGGTCCGGGACATCAGCCGGCGCAAACACCTGGAAACCGAACTCGGGGAGCGCTACCGCGAGCAGCAGCGCATCGCCTACACCCTGCAGAACAGCCTCATGGGCGACCCGCCCCGGCTCGCCCACCTGCCCACCGCACGCCGCTACCTGCCCTCCGCGCAGGACGCTGGCGTCGGCGGCGACTGGTTCGACATCATCCCCCTGGAGAAGGGACGCACCGGCATCGTCATCGGCGACGTCATGGGCCGGGGTATCGACGCTGCGGCCGTCATGGGCCAGCTCCGCGCAGCCACCCACGCCCTGGCCAAGGCCGACATGGACCCCGAGTGGCTGATGAACCACCTCGACGCCTTCGTCTGCGAACTACGCGACCAGCTCGTCACCTGCTGCTACCTCGTCCTCGACCCCCGCCAGCAACAGCTCACCCTGTGCAGCGCCGGCCATCTGCCCGTGCTCGCCGCCGAGCCCGGCCGGCGCCCGCGCCCACTGGATGCCCCCATCAGCGTCCCGCTCGGCGTGGGCGGCGTACCCCACCGCCAGATCACCCACCCCCTGGCCCTGGGCGCCACCCTCATGCTCTACACCGACGGACTCGTCGAGGAACCGACCGCCGACCTCGACACCCGTATCACCCTGCTCGCCGACACCCTCCACACCGCCCTCACCGAAGCGGATCACACCCTGGGTGCCCTGGAACAGACCGCGGATCTCGCCCTGCACACCCTCATCCCTCACCCCGAGGAACACGACGACGACGTCACCCTGCTCGCCCTGCGGCTGCCCGAAGCCCGCACCACCAGCCTGCGCCTGGCCCCCGAACCGCGCTCGGCACCCCATGCCCGCCGCTTCACCACCCGCACGCTCCACGACTGGCAGCTCCCCCCGCACCTCACCGACACCGCCGAACTCGTCGTCACTGAGCTCGTCACCAACGCGATCCGGCACAGCGACGGCGCCGCCCTCTTCCTGACCCTCCACCTCACCAGCACCTCCCTCACCGTTGAACTCGCCGACCACAGCCAGGCCCTGCCCCTGGCCCGCCAGGCCGGCCCCACCGACGAGAACGGCCGCGGACTTGGGCTAATCGACGCCCTCTCCACCAACTGGGGCACCCGAATCCATAGCCAGGGAAAATCAGTCTGGAGCACGATGGACACATCACCCCTCATCACGAGCGCCTGAACCTGCAGCAAGCATCTGCCCGGAGGCGGTGCAAGCCCTCTCCATCCCTCAACTGCCAACAAGGCAGATGCCATTACACCGTCAGGGCAATACGTTCGATAATGCGATTTCTATCGGTGGTTTCGAATCACCTGTTCACTGAGCCAGTTAAGGCATCCTCGCAGGGCCTCCGCTGGGGTCCAGCCCTAAAGCACGAGACGGGGCGTCGGTTGAGTGGCGGGCGACTTCGCGAAGGTCTCGTGCGGTGTGGGCCGAAAGGCCGGTGCCCTTCGGGAAGTATTGCCGCAGCGGGCCGTTCGTGTTCTCGTTCGTGCTGCGCTGCCAGGGTGACTCTGCGGTGTCGTCGACATTCCAGAACGCGTCGCGCCTCACCGCCCCGTCCCTTACGACGGACCATGTGGAGTAGGGACGGTATCCGCCGCGTTTCTGCGCCCCGGCTCCCGGACGCGGTCAGCTGTTGAGGGTGACGGCCGGATTGACGCCGTAGGCGCTTCGGTAGGCGGTGGCGAACCGGCTCGGATGGGCGAATCCCCACCGCGCCGCGATGGCCGTGACCGTCCCCGTCGTGGGGTCGGCGGCGCGCAGGTCGGTGTGGGCGCCGTCCAGGCGGACCCGACGCAGGTAGGTGAGCGGTGTCGTGTCCGCATGCCGCTGAAAGGCGTACTGGACGGCTCGCGGGGTGACGGGGATGGAGGCGGCGATCTCCGCGAGGCCGATGTCGAGGTGGGCGTTGTCCTCGATGAACGCCTTGGCGCGGCGCAGGGTGTCGCTGGTGGCGTCGCTGCCGTCCGCGGGGAGCGGGTCGGTAAGGATCTCGTTGGGGAAGACGTGCAGGGCGCAGGCCGCGGCCAGACGGGCCAGCTGGCCGACGATCAGGTCGCTGAGGTCGGCGCTGGTCAGAGTGGTGTGGATGTAGGCGGCCGTCATGGCCCACAGGTGGGTGTCGCTGTGCCGTGTCGGGGTCAGGCCGGTGAATGCGGTCCGCCGTGGCGGGGCGTGCACATCGCGCAGGAACGTGTCGAACAGGTCTGGGCTCACCGACAGGGCGTCCATGGCCGTATGGGTTGCCCGGGCCTGGTAGGGCATGCCCGGGGTGATCAGAACCACGCCGGTTCCGGCCAGGCGGACGTCGTGGCCGCCGAGTTGCACCTGCCACCGGCCCGCGGTGGGCATCGCCACGAGCAGGCCCTCCAACGGTTCGACGTCGGCCGACCAGTCACCTGGTATTACCGCACCGTCCCACGACAGAGGGCCGGCCGCGAGCCGGTCGTAGCTCAGCGGCAATGTGGAGACCTCGCCGTGCGCCCGTATACCCGTCCCGTAGGCCCGCCCGAGGAACTCCCAGCTCTCCTGCGTGGTACGCGACACGAACCGTGACCGCTCCACCGTGAGTTGCTCCATGAGCGCCACACCCCGATCCCTCCAGCCCGCCGGGCACGCAGCCTTGACCCTACGCCCTGCTGGCCGTCATACGAAGCGACGTCGCAGGTGATCAGAAGTGACCGTTTTCCAACACGGCGATGGATGTGCGTTGTTCGAAATGTCAAGGACCTTGTCCGTGAGGTGGTAGCCATTTGCTGCGTGCGCGCAGCGGGAGTGTGGGGCAGGGTTTCGCCCTTGCCCACCGTGGTAGGCGCAGAGGATGTCCGGGTGTGCGGGGAGGTGTCGGAGTGCAGCAGCAGATTCCCATCACGCGGTCCGTGCTCGACTTCACGGACCCGGAGGCCTCATACGATTTTCTCCGCCACACCTATGCCGACCTGCGTGTTTGTTCCAGCCGTCATGAAGGTGACTACCGGATGTCGGTCAGCAGCTGGGCCTGCAGCGAGTTCAGCATGGACGACATCCGGCACTCCACCCACCTGCTGGTGCAGACCGGCCCCTTCCCGCGGGAGACGTTCCTGTACCTGCGTGCCGGCCGGGTACGGGCGACAGCGGACGGCGGGGAGTACCGGTGGCTGCCCGGCGACTGGGGCGTCTATCCCTCCCGCACCCCTATCGGCTTCGACACCCACCCCATCGACGACAGGGTGGTCTCCCTGCCCGCGGGTGCCCTGGCCCGGGTCGCGGCCACCCTGGGCGACGACGACGGCGTCCGTTTCACCGGCTGGGCTCCGGTCTCCGCCGACAAGTGCCGCCTGTGGGACACCACCGTCGCCTACGTCCACTCCCAGCTCGCCGCCCAGGACAGCCCGCTCTGCGAGCCCCTCATCCGCGAGAACATGCTGGACACACTCGCCACGGTCGCGCTCACCGTCTTCCCCAACACCACCATGGCCCACGTCTACACGCCCGGCCCCGGCCACACCGGCGCCCGCGCACTACGCCAGGCCCTCGCCTTCATCGAGGACAACGCGCAGCGGCCGATCACCATCAGCGACATCGCCACCGCGGCCGGCACCACCGCCCGCGCCGTGCAGTACGACTTCGCCCGGCACCTGGACACCACCCCCACCCTCCACCTGCGGCGCATCCGGCTGGAACGCGCCCACCAGGAACTCTCAGCCACCGACCCCACCACCGGGACAACCGTCAAACAGGTCGCGGCGCGCTGGGGCTTCGCCAGCCCCGGCACCTTCGCGGCCCTCTACCGCAGCGTCTACGGCACCACCCCCAGCCACACCCTCCGCAGCTGAGCCGCAGGGCCGGCCACCTTCGCCACCGGATCCGAAAGAACCCAGACGAGCACAACGACGGCTACTGCGACGGCGTTCAAGACAGCCAGCCCCGACGAGGTGGGCGCCTTCATGACCCACGCCTGCGCAACGCGCCGCACATCCGGGTCGCCAAGCCCGACCGGTGAGAGCGTTCTGCTCCTGACGACAGCGGGCCACTACATCCTCCACAAGCACCGGCTCGGCCCGCCACCGCCATGGCAGCGGCGACGCGCGCACAGCATCGAGCACGGCACGGCCGCGCCCACCGTCCGGCGCGCCAGATTGGGCGTCAGGGCAGAAGTCCAACTCGCAGGGCAACGAGGGGCGTAGCGTCAGCGGCACAGGACTGGTGGGGGCGGGTGGTCTCTGTGGGTGGCGAGGGCACGGTCACGGTGGGGCGGACGGTTTTCGCGACACGGGACAACGGCGTCGCCAGGCAGTTCCTGGATGCGGCGTACGGTTCCAGTTTCCACTTGTCGGGAATGGCGGACGGGCAACGGCTGGAGCACCGGCGGGTCGATGCCGGCCTGTTCACCGTGGACCGGCTCGTCCTGCCCGGAACGCTGTCGTTCACATGCGAGCCGGTGGACCGGTTGATCGTCATCGACGTGCGGGCCGGAGGGCTGGAGATGAGCTGCGCGCACGCCTCACAACAGGCCGCCGCCGGAGGCATGGTGCTCAACCCGGCCGGCATGGCCTACGCAGCCCGGACCGTCGACGGCATCCAGTCCACCGTGTCGGTGGACCCGGCCGTGCTCAGGGACGTGACCGGCGTGCCGCGGGAGGAGCCGTACGCACCCCTGCGGTACCCGACCGGAGCGGTCAAACCGGCCGCGGCGCAGCAGTGGCGCTCCGGCGCCGACTTCGCCATTGCCCTGTTCGCCGACGAAGCCACCCGGCCGGCCCTGCTCGTCTCAAACGTGGCCCGGCTGCTGGCCGCGACCGCCTTGACCGTTTTTCCTCTGCAACCGGCCCCCGCGTCCCGGCCGGCCGACGGCGTCGATGCCACTCCCGACACGGTGCGCCGCGCGGTGGCGTTCATCGACTCCAACGCTGAGAAGGACATCAGCCTGGCGGACATCGCGGCAGCCGCGTACGTAACGCCGCGGGCAGTGCAGTACGCCTTCCGCCGCCACCTCGGCACCACTCCCATGGCCTACCTGCGCCGCACGCGTCTGGACGGCGCCCACCAGGACCTGCTGTCCGCCGACCCCAACGCCACGACCGTCGCGGCGATCGCCGCCCGGTGGGGTTTTTGGCATCCCGGGCGCTTCGCGGTCCTCTACCGCACCACCTACGGCCGCATCCCCAGTCACACCCTCCACAGCTAGAGCGTCAGGTCTGCCTTTCGGCCCCGGCATGAGGTGAGTCGGGCGAAGGCCCTCCGACGGACCGGCACAGCCGTGCCGGAAGAAGGCTGGTGACCACGAACTAGGGGACGACGTGCAAGAAGTTCCAAGAGCCTGTCTTGCAGGGACAGCGGCACCTTTCGCTTTTCGGATAGCCCCGGGCTGTGGACTTCGTCCTGGGCGCAGCCCAGCACGCCGACACCACGGCAGTCTGGAACAGCCACGGTCCGCAGCCGGCCCAGACCCCGCCGAGAGCACCCTGCGGACCGGGGTCCTGTCCCACCGCAAGCACCCCATCGACCGACTCCGGGTGCAGACCTCCCTCCATGACAGCGCAGACGGTGGCCGACGGGAACAGCCTCCTCGCACTGCTGCGGACCGGCCGGACGCGAGCACGGTTCGCCACCGGCTACGAAGTCCAGACCCGGTGGCGCCTGAGCCGGTCCCGCGCAATACCGGGAGCAGCGGGTCGGAGCAGGGAAGAGTGGTGGAAGTTGCCGGCAAGCCGGTGTCGGACACGTCGGGGTGAGGGTGGACCGGAGCGGGCGCGGGCACCAGACCACGGTCGATGACCCGGCGGGCGCACACGCTGAGCAACATCCGTTGGGAGCGGGTGTAGTGGCGCAGCAAGTGGAAGGCGTGATCGCGACTGACGCGCTGGCGTGCGGCGAATTCCTTTCGCCTGCTCGATCAGGATGCGGCTCTGCAGGGCGGTGTGGAGCTGGTTGTTGACGGTGAGCTGTTCGCGCAGGGTGCGGGCCTGGAGCAGGCCGATGGATGCCGCGTCCGCGAACGCCTGCGCCAGGAGCAGGTCCTCGGGGCTTAAGGGCTACTCGGCGGTGTGCAGGAGCAGCAAGCTGCCGACGCCTTCCTTACGCAACCGCCATCACGAGCACGGGGACTGCATGCCGCTGTATGCGGAGGTCTCAATGAACCCGGTTCGCGGGAGGCATCGCCGCCCCGCACTCGAACAGCCCACTGGAGCGACAACCGCTCTAAGGTTCGTGGATGTCGTCGCGTCGTTCCCAGCGGATGCACAGACGGCGGAAGCCGTACGGCCAGGCGATGGTGCGCTCGACGACGTACCGGAAAGTGCCCAGGCCGGTGCGGTGTGGTTCGCCTCGTTTCGCGATCACGGGGCGGATCCCCCGCGGCCAGAGCAGGCGGCGGTACGTGTCGCGCTCAGTCCTAGCCGCAGTCGGCCAGCAGCGCGACGGGGCACCGGCCCGGTCTGCCGACCCGGCCCGAGATGGCCGGGATCTTGTCGAGCAGGGGCAGGAGCTGGGTGACGTCGTTGCGGTCGCCGCCAGTCAGCGACACGGCGAGCGGGATGCCCTGGCGGTCGAGGATGAGCTGGTGGTTGCTGCCCGGACGTGCGAGGACTCGATCACCGCCCGGTCCCAGTCCAGCTGATTTGTCGAGCGCAGCTTCTCCAGCAGGACGACGTGGAGCTGGTCCCAGACGCCAGCCTCGTTCCAGGCGGCCAGCCGACGCCAGCAGGTCATGCCCGAGCCGAAGCCCCAATCCTGGTGCAGGTACTCCCACTGGATGCCGGTGTGCAGCACGAACAGGATCCCGCGCAGGGCCTGCCGGTCCGGCACCCGCGGTCTGCCCTGCACCAGCTTCGGTGCCGGTTCGGGCAGCAACGGTTCGATGAGCGAACACAGTTCACACGGCCCGTAGGCGCCTCACTCTCGGGCGGGAATGGGCTCTGTGACGACCCAAGGGCGACGCCGACCTGATGCTCCGGCTGAAGCCGGGCATCGGGTCGGCCGCTCTCAGGGGCGAACGCCGCAGCGGGACAGCAGGCACAGATTGAAGCCCTGGGTGTTGCTGGGGCCGGAGCTCTGCTCACCTGTGGAGGATCCGACCGAGCAGTCGGACAGCAGGCAGAGGTTGCCTCCCTGCACGCCGCGATAGGCGGTTGAGGACATCCCCTGCGCCGAGGGCGCGCCGCCGTACTGGTTCGACAGTGCGGAGTGTGTCTGTCGGCTGGTCGTCTCCTCGGGTGTGGCCGCTCCGGCGGATGTCGCGCCGGCTATCAACAGTGCGCCGGCGGCGGTGGACACAGCACCCCATCGCAGGACAGTGGCAGGCAAGTTCATGGACTCTCCAAGACCTCGTACGGCAGACGGTTCGTCATGAGGTCTCCGATGCCGTGGGGCCGGGCGGCTTGGTCGACGCGGGAACATTCTTCGGCGTACGGCTGTACGCGTCGGCGAACTGCAAAAGAAGAGCCTCCGCGGACGTGTCGTGCGTCACAGCACCAATCCGGCACCTCTGTGGCCCCGGACCATTCCTGTGAAGAACTTTCCGGGCCACACCGACGCTTTAGGGATCGACGGCACGCAGGTGCATCCCTGCGAGTAGCCGTTCGCAATCGTGACGCAGAACGAAAGGCCGGGGTGAGCGGACACCTGCATCAGCGCAGCTCGCAGCACGCACTCACCATGTGCCGCCAACCGCAGATCGGCTCGCTCAGCGCACCCGTACGTACCGAATTCGGACCCGTCACCGGCTTTCGGCGGCGGGACCTGCGCAGGACTTCCACAGAGGTGAAAACACGTGACCGACGCACCGCACACCGACCCTTCGACGGGGCATCTGCCCTTGACAGCGGCGCAGCGGGGGCTCTGGTTCGCCCAGCGGATCGACGTGGAGAACCCGTCGTTCAACGTGGCCGAGTACGCGGATGTCCACGGGCCGGTCGACCCCGCGATTCTGCGGGCCGCGGTCGGGCGGGTGGCGGTGGAGGCCGAAGCGCTGCGGGTGACGTTCGGCGACGACGACGGAGTTCCCTTCCAGCGGATCGGCTCCCGAGCGGACGCGGACATCGACGTTCCGCTGGTCGATCTGTCCGGGGCCGAGGACCCGCGAGGTGAGGCGTTGCGGCGCATGGAGTCGGCTCTTCGGCAGCCCGCCGACATCGTCACGGGCCCGTTGGTGAGCATGACCCTGTACCGGCTGGCGCCGGGGCGTCACCTCTTCCACCAGCAGGTGCACCACCTCGCGCTCGACGGATTCGGGGCCGCGCTCGCGCTCGCGCGGATCGCCGAGGTCTACACCGCACTGGTCTCCGACGCCGACCCGTCGCCCTGCCCGGGCGGCA
Coding sequences:
- a CDS encoding DUF6368 family protein; its protein translation is MLRILEALLNLDGSSSPSWALMPTMRRSSTAVNVIAFCSSTVDHVVTALLTAAIMNLTGGAANAELAANQVATVGGCPASSR
- a CDS encoding DUF4259 domain-containing protein, translated to MGTWGTGPLQNNFAAEFVDEVEELSGPELIDVLERTFQRVTDSGARVDGKHGAEAVAAGALVANTLPDSPIGINPDEGPSQPLPKLPASLCVSARLALDRVLQDGSEMATCWVDSTDADRWRMHVRQIIEVLETHTDH
- a CDS encoding SpoIIE family protein phosphatase, translating into MSVLAWLTVALGVLGLSGWVLPAQVLRDAWPGPDGWIKANTSLALTLLGIGLTRLVGRSSGPLHISLSRAAAVSGALIGIASLLEYVSGGCFGIDQLLFRDDTTDDLPQVASPPGRMAPNTAVALILAGAAQFMLSLPRQAVVACGQVLGLFVLMLGMLRWYGLAYRVPELGRIGAYVGMALHTATALVLLGAGLFLARPRQGLAALLCNTGTTGMLGRRMTATILLLPPLMGWLRLTGQDHGWYGTRLGVALLVSAHVCVFLTVSFLSLRAARRVEVAHTRAQHRLTQSRWLQAFMDHVPAVVFIKDLEGRYTAVNAEFARSTGRPREEIVGRLAQDVLPPLFAQAARAADAEMLARGLALHKMDHLTLDERSVIYSTTLFPLPGPNGRPHAVCGISVDETAKTAARQQAERAHQRFRDLLESAPDAVLITDAEGTVVMANAQAEQLFGTPRGHLLGSPVEHLAPASHRLRLSALRRSYRQLGNGRPVTFDNDVWARHADGRVFPAEVSIGTLDGEAGHLTSLSVRDISRRKHLETELGERYREQQRIAYTLQNSLMGDPPRLAHLPTARRYLPSAQDAGVGGDWFDIIPLEKGRTGIVIGDVMGRGIDAAAVMGQLRAATHALAKADMDPEWLMNHLDAFVCELRDQLVTCCYLVLDPRQQQLTLCSAGHLPVLAAEPGRRPRPLDAPISVPLGVGGVPHRQITHPLALGATLMLYTDGLVEEPTADLDTRITLLADTLHTALTEADHTLGALEQTADLALHTLIPHPEEHDDDVTLLALRLPEARTTSLRLAPEPRSAPHARRFTTRTLHDWQLPPHLTDTAELVVTELVTNAIRHSDGAALFLTLHLTSTSLTVELADHSQALPLARQAGPTDENGRGLGLIDALSTNWGTRIHSQGKSVWSTMDTSPLITSA
- a CDS encoding helix-turn-helix transcriptional regulator, with the protein product MEQLTVERSRFVSRTTQESWEFLGRAYGTGIRAHGEVSTLPLSYDRLAAGPLSWDGAVIPGDWSADVEPLEGLLVAMPTAGRWQVQLGGHDVRLAGTGVVLITPGMPYQARATHTAMDALSVSPDLFDTFLRDVHAPPRRTAFTGLTPTRHSDTHLWAMTAAYIHTTLTSADLSDLIVGQLARLAAACALHVFPNEILTDPLPADGSDATSDTLRRAKAFIEDNAHLDIGLAEIAASIPVTPRAVQYAFQRHADTTPLTYLRRVRLDGAHTDLRAADPTTGTVTAIAARWGFAHPSRFATAYRSAYGVNPAVTLNS
- a CDS encoding helix-turn-helix domain-containing protein, with protein sequence MLDFTDPEASYDFLRHTYADLRVCSSRHEGDYRMSVSSWACSEFSMDDIRHSTHLLVQTGPFPRETFLYLRAGRVRATADGGEYRWLPGDWGVYPSRTPIGFDTHPIDDRVVSLPAGALARVAATLGDDDGVRFTGWAPVSADKCRLWDTTVAYVHSQLAAQDSPLCEPLIRENMLDTLATVALTVFPNTTMAHVYTPGPGHTGARALRQALAFIEDNAQRPITISDIATAAGTTARAVQYDFARHLDTTPTLHLRRIRLERAHQELSATDPTTGTTVKQVAARWGFASPGTFAALYRSVYGTTPSHTLRS
- a CDS encoding helix-turn-helix transcriptional regulator; translated protein: MVSVGGEGTVTVGRTVFATRDNGVARQFLDAAYGSSFHLSGMADGQRLEHRRVDAGLFTVDRLVLPGTLSFTCEPVDRLIVIDVRAGGLEMSCAHASQQAAAGGMVLNPAGMAYAARTVDGIQSTVSVDPAVLRDVTGVPREEPYAPLRYPTGAVKPAAAQQWRSGADFAIALFADEATRPALLVSNVARLLAATALTVFPLQPAPASRPADGVDATPDTVRRAVAFIDSNAEKDISLADIAAAAYVTPRAVQYAFRRHLGTTPMAYLRRTRLDGAHQDLLSADPNATTVAAIAARWGFWHPGRFAVLYRTTYGRIPSHTLHS